In the SAR324 cluster bacterium genome, CTAAAATTATTGACGAAGTTATTATGTTGTCACGACCATTGATTGGCAAAAAATCGATCACATTAACCAGTGATATTCCTGTAAATCTCCCACAGGTGATGGCTGATCGTAATCGATTGGAACAGATTCTTCATAATCTGGTAGGAAACGCTATCAAATTCACCAGGCAGGGATCTGTTTCAATAGAAGCAAAAACTGAAAATGAGAGAATCAGAATTCTTATTCGTGATACTGGTATTGGCATTCCTGAAAACAGGCGTGAAGGAATTTTTGAATCATTTGAACAGTCCGATGGTTCAATTGAACGAGAATTTGGTGGTACAGGATTAGGTTTATCCATCAGTAAATCACTTGCCGAATTGCATGGCAGCACCATTCATCTGGAAAGTGAGGTAGGTAAAGGTTCCGCATTTTCATTTACATTACCAATCGCAATGGACTCCTCCAGTGAATCAGTTGTTGAGGATAAATCAGGTAGTATAAAACCCTCATTAAATCTACAAAACAGTCAGATGCTCGAAATTGTAGATGATGTTGTAACACCAGATAAAAAAACAATATTGATGGTGGATGACGAACCTGTAAATCTACATGTGCTTCGAAATCATCTTAAATCAAGAGGATACAATACAATTTCAGCAGGTGACGGTTTATCAGCTTTGGAAAAAATCAAAATATCCAAACCGGATTTAGTGTTACTGGATGTGATGATGCCGAAAATGGGGGGGTATGACGTTTGTCAGAATATCAGAAAAATATATAATGAAATCTCGTTGCCTGTGATCATGTTGACTGCAAAAAATCAGGAACAGGATATCATTCAGGGGTTCAAGCACGGCGCGAATGATTACCTCACCAAGCCTTTTATGAAGGCTGAATTGTTGGTTCGGGTTGAAACGCATCTGAAATTTCAGGAAGCTGTTGCTGCACTTAAAAATTCTGAAAGACAGGCAATTGAATTAGCAACGGCTCGTACCGTTCAAGAATTATTGATTCCTCAAAAATTACCAGAATTAGAAGAAGTCGAAATTGCCAGTTTTTATCAGTCAGCCTCTGAAACTGGAGGAGACTGGTATCATTACAGATATTCACCTGAATCCAATTTGCTGGATGTTTTAATAGGTGATGTAACAGGACATGGGGCCGCTGCGGCTATCATCACTGGTATGGTTGATAGCGTTTATCAGTCGTTGGAAGAACATAAAAAAAATGTGATTAGCGGAGATCTGGGGTTTCAGATGCTGCATCCTTCATATTTACTGGAATTACTGAACAATGTCCTTCACACCACAACGGATGCCAAATATACACTTACTTTTGTTTATTCTGTTCTCGATTTGAAAAATAAAATTCTGATTTATACTTGTGCTGCACATAATCCATGCTACGTCTGGCGCCCAACCGGATTTGAAGGAAAACGTGGGAGTAATTCAAAAAATCCCTTTTTTGAACTCAGAGATTATTCTCATGCACTCGGTTTTCAACAGGGGAATACCTATAAAACACAGATGTTGGAACTTCAAACGGATGATGTGATTGTTTGGTACACGGATGGTCTGGTTGAAAATTATAATGAAAAAAAAGAAATGTTTGGTCAGGGTCGACTGCGTCGTCTCATTAAAGATTGTGAGGGACTCAATGCTGAAGAAATTAAGAACAGGATTGTAAATGAAGCGTTTAAGCACTTTGCCAATGTCCCGATTGAAGACGATGTAACATTGGTGGTGGCAAAAATCCGGTGAAGATTGATCTGGTCTACTGATTGATATTTATAACCGGTTAAATTATTCTAAAATATTATGTATAATTAAAAATTAATTTCAAAGATTAGTCCCTTCGTCCGAGCTTTTTGATCAGAAAAATTTTCACGACTATGCCCAAACAAAAATTGTTCAGGCTGTCTTGTCCTGATATAAGTTTACACATCCGATAAACTTAAAAGAGGACAGACCATGCAAAAAGCGATACGATTATCAACAAGTAAATATCACATCAGATACACAGAAGAATTTAAGCGTCAAATCCGCGATGAATATTTATCGGGTCAAAAGAGCAAATCAGAGTTAGCCCGAAACCATGGCATAGGAGGAGGTGCCTATCGAATCACCTTGTGGCTGCGTTCGATGAACGCTGAGAATCGGTCAACGTTTCTGAACCCTCTGGATCAGGAGGCGGAAATGAAGGAAGAATCCGAGTAACCGTTCAAGGGGGGGTGATTCATAAATTTGTATTTCAGACTAGCAAGTTTGATATTCTGTTCATAATCTACAGTCTGTCTATTAGTCCAGTAAACTCTTTGTGTTGATCCAACGATGGGATTGAATATATTTTCCAAAGCAAAGCAAATTTATCGAGAAATAGAGCAGATTCCTCAGCAATTGGAAACCATATCCACCTTGCTTCAAACGAATGAACAGTTATCTCGGCAAGTGGCCCTTCTGGAACAAGAGAATATCCAACTTCGTCAACAAATAGAGGCGCTGTCCTTATTAACAGCAACGCATGCTGCTCTACGCCAGCAAGTTGAGTCATTAACTGCGGAAAATAAAGAATTAAGGCAAAAGAACAAGGATTTAGAGGAAAAACTGCGAACCAATAGCGGGAACTCTTCCAAACCACCGTCGTAAGATCCGCATCGTTCTAAAAAACCGCTGAATCCCGGCAAAAAGAACAAGGTGGTTACCGCTGATTTTGGGCAAAATAAAAAACCATCCTCCG is a window encoding:
- a CDS encoding SpoIIE family protein phosphatase; protein product: MLSAQESVKLVPGKTMYALGKNLVYMEDKDNKITLDTLQTGGDLPPFQKSTSDTLSVGFTDSSYWLRLFIKNTDSSQTSWYLEFAYPPMDHLELYVIQNNQIIRKYISGDLYAFEERPYPHRHHIFPINLPTDAETTLYIRAKTESSMQFPLILWLPEAFARKDHKEQYGLGLYYGIMFVMLLYNLFIYGATKDRSYLYYVFYVGAYSLFQMSLNGLAAEWVWPNWTWWNNRSIPFCIGGAFLGLILFSQSFLQIKNYAPGLNKIMNLLGLGFIGVMFISLLASYAISIQTAVVLVIISPFVLITAAVICWKAEYYPARFYLLAFIALLCGIVATGMSAEGLVPSNFLTNYGIQIGSAMEVVLLSLGLAERINQLRRERFHAQQELFKSQNETLNAQNQAMENLKKADRLKDEFLANTSHELRTPLNGMIGLADALLDQLRGPLTPEQQLDLAMIVQSGKRLSNLVNDILDFSKIRNQDLELRLTPLMLPKIIDEVIMLSRPLIGKKSITLTSDIPVNLPQVMADRNRLEQILHNLVGNAIKFTRQGSVSIEAKTENERIRILIRDTGIGIPENRREGIFESFEQSDGSIEREFGGTGLGLSISKSLAELHGSTIHLESEVGKGSAFSFTLPIAMDSSSESVVEDKSGSIKPSLNLQNSQMLEIVDDVVTPDKKTILMVDDEPVNLHVLRNHLKSRGYNTISAGDGLSALEKIKISKPDLVLLDVMMPKMGGYDVCQNIRKIYNEISLPVIMLTAKNQEQDIIQGFKHGANDYLTKPFMKAELLVRVETHLKFQEAVAALKNSERQAIELATARTVQELLIPQKLPELEEVEIASFYQSASETGGDWYHYRYSPESNLLDVLIGDVTGHGAAAAIITGMVDSVYQSLEEHKKNVISGDLGFQMLHPSYLLELLNNVLHTTTDAKYTLTFVYSVLDLKNKILIYTCAAHNPCYVWRPTGFEGKRGSNSKNPFFELRDYSHALGFQQGNTYKTQMLELQTDDVIVWYTDGLVENYNEKKEMFGQGRLRRLIKDCEGLNAEEIKNRIVNEAFKHFANVPIEDDVTLVVAKIR
- a CDS encoding transposase translates to MQKAIRLSTSKYHIRYTEEFKRQIRDEYLSGQKSKSELARNHGIGGGAYRITLWLRSMNAENRSTFLNPLDQEAEMKEESE